Proteins from a single region of Eublepharis macularius isolate TG4126 chromosome 9, MPM_Emac_v1.0, whole genome shotgun sequence:
- the WASHC4 gene encoding WASH complex subunit 4 isoform X1: MALETLSPEWDFDRVDDGSQKIHAEVQLKNYGKFLEAYTSQLKRIEDALDDSVGDVWDFNLDPIELNLLPYEQSSLLELIKTENKVLNKVITVYAALCCEIKKLKYEAETKFYNGLLFYGEGALDSSKVEGDSQIQMGRFISFLQELSCFVTRCYEVVVNVVHQLAVLYTNNKNSPKVIETSGVHFQAMYEHLGELLTVLLTLDEIVDNHTMLKDHWTMYKRLLKSVHHNPSKFGIQEDKLKPFEKLLLKLESQLLDGMIFQACIEQQFDCLNGGVSVSKNSSFAEEFAHSIRTIFANVEAKLGEPSEIDQRDKYVGICGLFVLHFQIFRTIDKKFYKSLLDVCKKVPAITLTANIIWFADTFLIQKVPAAAKLLDRKSLHAIKAHRESFLQHKAQSLTKEMQSYYVFVSSWMMKMESILSKEQRMDKFAEDLTNRCNIFIQGFLYAYSLSNIIKTTMNLHMSMQKPMTKTSVKALCRLVELLKAIEHTFYRRSMIVADSVTHIIQHLQHQALNAISVAKKRVISDKKYSEQRLDVLSALVLAENILNGPSTKQRRLIISLALSVGTQMRTFKDEELLPLQVVMKKLALISELRERIRTQCDCCFLYWHRTVFPIYLDDVYENAVDAARLHYMFSALRDCVPAMMHSRHLESYEMLLESYDKEIMDVLNKHLLDKLCKEIEKDLRLSVHTHLKLDDRNPFKVGMKDLAHFFSLNPIRFFNRLIDIKAHVTHYLDKTFYNLTTVALHDWATYSEMRNLATQRYGLVMTEAHLPSQTLEQGLDVLEIMRNIHVFVSRYLYNLNNQIFVERISNNKHLNTINIRHIANSIRTHGTGIMNTTVNFTYQFLRKKFYIFSQFMYDEHIKSRLIKDIRFFREVKDQNDHKYPFERAEKFNRGIRKLGITPDGQSYLDQFRQLISQIGNAMGYVRMIRSGGLHCCSSAIRFVPDLEDIVNFEELVKEEGLSEETQKAARQLDFVLGDLTRNSAEGTEYFKMLVDVFAPEFRSPKNMHLRNFYIIVPPLALNFIEHSISCKEKLNKKNKAGAAFTDDGFAMGVAYILKLLDQYQEFDSLHWFQSVREKYVKEIRAVAKQQNVQSTSQDEKLLQTMNLTHKRLDVCLQEFELLYFSLSSARIFFRADKTAAEENQEKKEREEESAKTSNGDLSNSSSVDPVVK; the protein is encoded by the exons CTTCTGCCTTATGAACAGTCTTCCTTACTTGAACTCATAAAGACAGAAAACAAG GTTCTGAACAAAGTCATCACTGTGTATGCTGCCCTTTGCTGTGAAATCAAAAAACTAAAATATGAG GCAGAAACAAAATTTTACAATGGCCTCTTGTTTTATGGGGAAGGAG CTTTGGATTCCAGTAAGGTGGAAGGAGATAGTCAAATACAAATGGGAAGATTTATCTCATTTTTACAG GAGCTGTCTTGCTTCGTGACACGGTGCTATGAAGTGGTGGTGAATGTAGTGCATCAACTCGCTGTCCTTTATACTAATAACAA gaaTTCACCTAAAGTTATAGAAACATCAGGAGTACATTTTCAG GCTATGTATGAGCATCTCGGGGAGCTGCTGACTGTTTTACTCACTCTGGATGAGATAGTAGACAATCATACCATGCTGAAAGATCACTGGACCATGTACAAAAG GTTGCTAAAGTCTGTCCATCACAATCCTTCCAAATTTGGCATCCAGGAGGATAAACTGAAGCCATTTGAAAAGCTGCTATTAAAACTGGAAAGCCAGTTATTGGATGGGATGATATTCCAG GCTTGTATAGAACAGCAGTTCGATTGCCTGAATGGTGGAGTATCAGTATCAAAGAACAGCTCTTTTGCGGAGGAGTTTGCACATAGCATTCGTACAATTTTTGCGAATGTTGAAGCTAAGCTTG GTGAACCCTCAGAAATTGACCAGAGAGATAAGTACGTAGGAATTTGTGGGCTCTTTGTACTACATTTTCAGATTTTTCGGACGATAGACAAGAAATTTTACAAATCGTTACTGGATGTTTGCAAAAAG GTGCCAGCTATCACACTTACAGCTAATATAATTTGGTTTGCTGATACCTTTCTGATCCAGAAGGTGCCAGCTGCTGCCAAGCTTTTAGACAGGAAAAGCCTTCATGCCATTAAAGCACACAGGGAAAGTTTTCTACAACACAAGGCTCAGTCACTTACCAA aGAAATGCAGTCATACTATGTATTTGTGAGCTCATGGATGATGAAAATGGAATCTATTTTGTCAAAGGAACAACGAATGGATAAGTTTGCTGAAGATCTCACAAACAGATGCAACATTTTTATACAG GGTTTTCTGTATGCTTACAGCCTTAGTAACATCATTAAAACCACAATGAATCTGCACATGTCGATGCAGAAGCCAATGACTAAAACCTCAGTTAAAGCGTTGTGCAGGCTTGTGGAACTTCTTAAA GCAATAGAACATACGTTTTACAGAAGAAGTATGATCGTTGCTGATTCCGTCACGCACATAATTCAGCATCTTCAGCATCAGGCTCTTAATGCTATTTCTGTAGCCAAG aaaagaGTAATTTCTGACAAAAAATACAGTGAGCAGCGCCTTGATGTACTCTCTGCTCTTGTACTGGCTGAAAACATCCTCAATGGTCCTAGTACAAAACAGAGGCGACTGATCATTTCCCTTGCTCTCAGCGTTGGCACACAAATG aGAACATTTAAAGATGAAGAGCTCCTTCCTCTTCAAGTAGTGATGAAAAAGCTGGCATTAATCAGTGAACTTCGAGAAAG AATCCGAACACAATGTGACTGTTGCTTCTTATATTGGCATAGAACTGTGTTTCCAATTTATCTGGATGATGTCTATGAAAATGCAGTAGATGCTGCCAGGTTACAT TACATGTTCAGTGCATTGCGAGATTGTGTACCAGCTATGATGCACTCAAGGCACTTGGAATCCTATGAAATGCTTCTGGAAAGCTATGACAAAGAAATCATGGATGTTTTAAATAAG CACCTTCTGGACAAATTATGTAAGGAAATAGAAAAAGACCTGCGTCTCTCTGTCCATACCCACTTGAAGCTGGATGACAGAAATCCATTCAAAGTTGGGATGAAGGACCTTGCCCACTTTTTCTCTTTGAACCCAATCCGCTTTTTCAATCGGCTTATAGATATTAAAG CCCATGTGACACACTACCTAGACAAGACTTTCTACAATCTAACTACAGTAGCCCTGCATGACTGGGCCACATACAGTGAAATGAGAAATTTAGCAACTCAGCGCTATGGTTTAGTAATGACTGAAGCACATCTTCCTAGTCAGACTTTAGAACAG GGTCTTGATGTTCTGGAAATTATGAGGAACATTCATGTATTTGTATCTCGTTATCTCTACAATCTCAATAACCAG ATCTTTGTTGAAAGAATCAGCAATAACAAGCATTTGAACACCATAAATATAAGGCACATCGCAAACTCAATTCGAACACATGGCACAGGAATTATGAACACAACA GTAAATTTCACATATCAGTTTCTGAGAAAGAAATTTTATATCTTTAGCCAGTTCATGTACGATGAACACATCAAATCCCGGCTGATTAAAGATATCAGATTCTTCAGAGAAGTTAAGGATCAAAATGATCACAAG TACCCTTTTGAGAGAGCAGAAAAGTTCAACCGGGGAATCAGAAAGCTTGGAATTACACCTGATGGACAAAGTTACCTTGACCAGTTCAGGCAATTAATAAGCCAAATAG GAAATGCCATGGGCTATGTTCGAATGATACGATCAGGTGGGCTCCACTGCTGTAGTAGTGCGATTAG GTTTGTTCCTGACCTTGAAGACATTGTAAACTTtgaagaacttgtaaaagaagaagGCCTCTCAGAAGAAACACAAAAGGCAGCCAG GCAACTGGATTTTGTACTTGGCGATCTCACACGGAACTCTGCTGAAGGCACAGAATACTTCAAAATGCTTGTGGACGTGTTTGCTCCTGAATTTCGTAGTCCAAAGAACATGCACCTGCGTAATTTTTATATAATTGTTCCCCCACTG GCCCTCAACTTCATAGAACATTCAATCAGCTGCAAGGaaaaactgaataaaaagaaCAAAGCAGGTGCAGCCTTCACTGATGATGGTTTTGCCATGG GTGTGGCTTACATTTTGAAGCTTTTGGATCAGTACCAAGAATTTGACTCCCTTCACTGGTTCCAATCTGTCCGAGAGAAGTACGTGAAAGAGATAAGAGCAGTAGCAAAGCAGCAGAACGTTCAGTCGACTAGTCAAGATGAAAAGCTGCTACAGACGATGAATCTTACTCACAAGCGACTGGATGTTTGTTTGCAG GAATTTGAATTGCTCTATTTCTCACTAAGCAGTGCAAGGATCTTTTTTAGAGCAGATAAAACTGCAGCAGAAGAGAatcaagagaaaaaagaaagagaag
- the WASHC4 gene encoding WASH complex subunit 4 isoform X2 — MALETLSPEWDFDRVDDGSQKIHAEVQLKNYGKFLEAYTSQLKRIEDALDDSVGDVWDFNLDPIELNLLPYEQSSLLELIKTENKVLNKVITVYAALCCEIKKLKYEAETKFYNGLLFYGEGALDSSKVEGDSQIQMGRFISFLQELSCFVTRCYEVVVNVVHQLAVLYTNNKNSPKVIETSGVHFQAMYEHLGELLTVLLTLDEIVDNHTMLKDHWTMYKRLLKSVHHNPSKFGIQEDKLKPFEKLLLKLESQLLDGMIFQACIEQQFDCLNGGVSVSKNSSFAEEFAHSIRTIFANVEAKLGEPSEIDQRDKYVGICGLFVLHFQIFRTIDKKFYKSLLDVCKKVPAITLTANIIWFADTFLIQKVPAAAKLLDRKSLHAIKAHRESFLQHKAQSLTKEMQSYYVFVSSWMMKMESILSKEQRMDKFAEDLTNRCNIFIQGFLYAYSLSNIIKTTMNLHMSMQKPMTKTSVKALCRLVELLKAIEHTFYRRSMIVADSVTHIIQHLQHQALNAISVAKKRVISDKKYSEQRLDVLSALVLAENILNGPSTKQRRLIISLALSVGTQMRTFKDEELLPLQVVMKKLALISELRERIRTQCDCCFLYWHRTVFPIYLDDVYENAVDAARLHYMFSALRDCVPAMMHSRHLESYEMLLESYDKEIMDVLNKHLLDKLCKEIEKDLRLSVHTHLKLDDRNPFKVGMKDLAHFFSLNPIRFFNRLIDIKAHVTHYLDKTFYNLTTVALHDWATYSEMRNLATQRYGLVMTEAHLPSQTLEQGLDVLEIMRNIHVFVSRYLYNLNNQIFVERISNNKHLNTINIRHIANSIRTHGTGIMNTTVNFTYQFLRKKFYIFSQFMYDEHIKSRLIKDIRFFREVKDQNDHKYPFERAEKFNRGIRKLGITPDGQSYLDQFRQLISQIGNAMGYVRMIRSGGLHCCSSAIRFVPDLEDIVNFEELVKEEGLSEETQKAARQLDFVLGDLTRNSAEGTEYFKMLVDVFAPEFRSPKNMHLRNFYIIVPPLALNFIEHSISCKEKLNKKNKAGAAFTDDGFAMGVAYILKLLDQYQEFDSLHWFQSVREKYVKEIRAVAKQQNVQSTSQDEKLLQTMNLTHKRLDVCLQEFELLYFSLSSARIFFRADKTAAEENQEKKEREESAKTSNGDLSNSSSVDPVVK, encoded by the exons CTTCTGCCTTATGAACAGTCTTCCTTACTTGAACTCATAAAGACAGAAAACAAG GTTCTGAACAAAGTCATCACTGTGTATGCTGCCCTTTGCTGTGAAATCAAAAAACTAAAATATGAG GCAGAAACAAAATTTTACAATGGCCTCTTGTTTTATGGGGAAGGAG CTTTGGATTCCAGTAAGGTGGAAGGAGATAGTCAAATACAAATGGGAAGATTTATCTCATTTTTACAG GAGCTGTCTTGCTTCGTGACACGGTGCTATGAAGTGGTGGTGAATGTAGTGCATCAACTCGCTGTCCTTTATACTAATAACAA gaaTTCACCTAAAGTTATAGAAACATCAGGAGTACATTTTCAG GCTATGTATGAGCATCTCGGGGAGCTGCTGACTGTTTTACTCACTCTGGATGAGATAGTAGACAATCATACCATGCTGAAAGATCACTGGACCATGTACAAAAG GTTGCTAAAGTCTGTCCATCACAATCCTTCCAAATTTGGCATCCAGGAGGATAAACTGAAGCCATTTGAAAAGCTGCTATTAAAACTGGAAAGCCAGTTATTGGATGGGATGATATTCCAG GCTTGTATAGAACAGCAGTTCGATTGCCTGAATGGTGGAGTATCAGTATCAAAGAACAGCTCTTTTGCGGAGGAGTTTGCACATAGCATTCGTACAATTTTTGCGAATGTTGAAGCTAAGCTTG GTGAACCCTCAGAAATTGACCAGAGAGATAAGTACGTAGGAATTTGTGGGCTCTTTGTACTACATTTTCAGATTTTTCGGACGATAGACAAGAAATTTTACAAATCGTTACTGGATGTTTGCAAAAAG GTGCCAGCTATCACACTTACAGCTAATATAATTTGGTTTGCTGATACCTTTCTGATCCAGAAGGTGCCAGCTGCTGCCAAGCTTTTAGACAGGAAAAGCCTTCATGCCATTAAAGCACACAGGGAAAGTTTTCTACAACACAAGGCTCAGTCACTTACCAA aGAAATGCAGTCATACTATGTATTTGTGAGCTCATGGATGATGAAAATGGAATCTATTTTGTCAAAGGAACAACGAATGGATAAGTTTGCTGAAGATCTCACAAACAGATGCAACATTTTTATACAG GGTTTTCTGTATGCTTACAGCCTTAGTAACATCATTAAAACCACAATGAATCTGCACATGTCGATGCAGAAGCCAATGACTAAAACCTCAGTTAAAGCGTTGTGCAGGCTTGTGGAACTTCTTAAA GCAATAGAACATACGTTTTACAGAAGAAGTATGATCGTTGCTGATTCCGTCACGCACATAATTCAGCATCTTCAGCATCAGGCTCTTAATGCTATTTCTGTAGCCAAG aaaagaGTAATTTCTGACAAAAAATACAGTGAGCAGCGCCTTGATGTACTCTCTGCTCTTGTACTGGCTGAAAACATCCTCAATGGTCCTAGTACAAAACAGAGGCGACTGATCATTTCCCTTGCTCTCAGCGTTGGCACACAAATG aGAACATTTAAAGATGAAGAGCTCCTTCCTCTTCAAGTAGTGATGAAAAAGCTGGCATTAATCAGTGAACTTCGAGAAAG AATCCGAACACAATGTGACTGTTGCTTCTTATATTGGCATAGAACTGTGTTTCCAATTTATCTGGATGATGTCTATGAAAATGCAGTAGATGCTGCCAGGTTACAT TACATGTTCAGTGCATTGCGAGATTGTGTACCAGCTATGATGCACTCAAGGCACTTGGAATCCTATGAAATGCTTCTGGAAAGCTATGACAAAGAAATCATGGATGTTTTAAATAAG CACCTTCTGGACAAATTATGTAAGGAAATAGAAAAAGACCTGCGTCTCTCTGTCCATACCCACTTGAAGCTGGATGACAGAAATCCATTCAAAGTTGGGATGAAGGACCTTGCCCACTTTTTCTCTTTGAACCCAATCCGCTTTTTCAATCGGCTTATAGATATTAAAG CCCATGTGACACACTACCTAGACAAGACTTTCTACAATCTAACTACAGTAGCCCTGCATGACTGGGCCACATACAGTGAAATGAGAAATTTAGCAACTCAGCGCTATGGTTTAGTAATGACTGAAGCACATCTTCCTAGTCAGACTTTAGAACAG GGTCTTGATGTTCTGGAAATTATGAGGAACATTCATGTATTTGTATCTCGTTATCTCTACAATCTCAATAACCAG ATCTTTGTTGAAAGAATCAGCAATAACAAGCATTTGAACACCATAAATATAAGGCACATCGCAAACTCAATTCGAACACATGGCACAGGAATTATGAACACAACA GTAAATTTCACATATCAGTTTCTGAGAAAGAAATTTTATATCTTTAGCCAGTTCATGTACGATGAACACATCAAATCCCGGCTGATTAAAGATATCAGATTCTTCAGAGAAGTTAAGGATCAAAATGATCACAAG TACCCTTTTGAGAGAGCAGAAAAGTTCAACCGGGGAATCAGAAAGCTTGGAATTACACCTGATGGACAAAGTTACCTTGACCAGTTCAGGCAATTAATAAGCCAAATAG GAAATGCCATGGGCTATGTTCGAATGATACGATCAGGTGGGCTCCACTGCTGTAGTAGTGCGATTAG GTTTGTTCCTGACCTTGAAGACATTGTAAACTTtgaagaacttgtaaaagaagaagGCCTCTCAGAAGAAACACAAAAGGCAGCCAG GCAACTGGATTTTGTACTTGGCGATCTCACACGGAACTCTGCTGAAGGCACAGAATACTTCAAAATGCTTGTGGACGTGTTTGCTCCTGAATTTCGTAGTCCAAAGAACATGCACCTGCGTAATTTTTATATAATTGTTCCCCCACTG GCCCTCAACTTCATAGAACATTCAATCAGCTGCAAGGaaaaactgaataaaaagaaCAAAGCAGGTGCAGCCTTCACTGATGATGGTTTTGCCATGG GTGTGGCTTACATTTTGAAGCTTTTGGATCAGTACCAAGAATTTGACTCCCTTCACTGGTTCCAATCTGTCCGAGAGAAGTACGTGAAAGAGATAAGAGCAGTAGCAAAGCAGCAGAACGTTCAGTCGACTAGTCAAGATGAAAAGCTGCTACAGACGATGAATCTTACTCACAAGCGACTGGATGTTTGTTTGCAG GAATTTGAATTGCTCTATTTCTCACTAAGCAGTGCAAGGATCTTTTTTAGAGCAGATAAAACTGCAGCAGAAGAGAatcaagagaaaaaagaaagagaag